The Brevundimonas sp. SORGH_AS_0993 genome segment TTACGGGCCTGCGAGCGCTGGCGTCCGAACTGGGCGTCTGGCTGCTGATCGGCTCGGCCCTGGTGCGTTTCGGGCAGACCGACAAAGGGCGAGCCGCCAACCGCTCGCTGCTGATCGACCCGGCCGGGGCCGTCGTCGCCCGCTATGACAAGCTGCACGTCTTCGACGTCGATCTGCCGAACGGGGAGACCTATCGTGAAAGCGCGTCGGTCAGGCCCGGCGACCGGGCGGTGATGGCTCCGACGCCCTGGGGCGGGCTGGGTCTGACCGTCTGCTACGACATCCGTTTTCCGCACCTGTATCGTCAGCTGGCAAAGGCGGGGGCGACGATGATCGCGGTTCCCGCCGCCTTCACCGCCCCGACCGGAGAGGCGCACTGGGAGACCCTGCTGCGCGCCCGGGCCATAGAGACCGGCGCCTTCGTCCTGGCCCCGGCCCAGGGCGGAACCCACGAGGACGGTCGCCGGACCTGGGGCCGGTCCACCGTGGTGGGGCCGTGGGGGGAGATCGTCGCCAAGACGGATCACGACGACCCCTGCGTGCTGCGGGCGAGCCTGGACCTTACGGCCGTGCCCCGCGCCCGCGCCGCCGTGCCCGCCCTGACCCACGACCGCGATTTTCGACCTGTTTCGGACCCCTCATGATCCGCTACGCTCTGAAATGCGACCAGGATCATGGTTTCGATGCCTGGTTCGGCTCTTCCGCCGACTATGACGACCAGGCTGCGCGCGGCCTGGTCGAATGCCCCTTCTGCGGCTCGCGCGCCGTGGACAAGGCCGTGATGGCGCCGGCGGTCAGCGGAACGCGCAAGGCCGAGCCGACGCCTGACGTGGCGGCTCGGATGCAGACCATGATGATGGAGGCGGCCCGCGAGGTGCGCGCCCATGTCGAGGCCAATTTCGACTATGTCGGCGACACCTTCGCCCGCGAGGCCCGCGACATTCACGAGGGTCGGTCCGAAAAGCGGGAAATCTACGGCGAGGCGACGCCGGCCGAGGTCAGGAAGCTGAAGGATGACGGCGTGCCGGTCGCCCCCCTGCCGGCCGCCCCGCCCGATCCCGGAAAGGTTCACTGATGACTTCGAGCTGGCGGCCGATGCGGCCCGACGACATCGCGGCGGTGGTCGATGTGGCGCGCCTGTCGTTTCCCGATCATTTTGAGGACCGCGCCTGTTTCGAGAACCGGCTGGCGCTATATCCGCGCGGCTGTTTCGTTCTGGCCGAGGGCGACGGGCCGGCGCGCGGCTATCTGATCGCCTATCCGTGGAAGGCTGGCGGCGCGCCCCCGCTGAACACGGTGATCGAGGGCCTGCCGGCCGAGCCGGACCTGATCTATCTGCACGACCTGGCCCTGCACCCCGAGGCGCGGGGCGGCGGCGTGACCGGCGCCGTCGTGGAGCGTCTGGCCGACCAGGCGGCCGAGGACGGCTGGGCCGCCGTGGCCCTCGTGGCGGTCAACGACGCCGCCGACTTCTGGCGGCGTCATGGCTTTCAGGATCGAAGCTCCGCCGCCCTGGCCGAGAAGCTGGCCAGCTACGGGTCCGACGCTCGCTACATGGTGCGCCCGCTCTAAGACAGGGCTTGCGGGTTGCGGGCCTCGAAAACGCCCGCTCTGGCGTTTCGGCGCTCTTGCCTGTAAGAGGCGCGCGAAACTCTCTCCCCCCAATGCCTGCATTCCTTGCAGCGGCGCGGATTCTCCGCGACCGAACACAGTCCGCCCGAGCCCTTCATGAATCTGCGCAACGTCGCCATCATCGCCCACGTCGACCACGGGAAGACGACCCTGGTGGACCAACTCCTGGCCCAGTCCGGCGTCTTCCGCGCCAATGAGGCGACGACCGAACGCGCCATGGACTCCAACGACCAGGAGCGCGAGCGCGGCATCACCATCCTGGCCAAGGCCACCTCGGTCCTGTGGAACGGCAAGGCCGGCGAGACCCGCATCAACATCATCGACACCCCCGGCCACGCCGACTTCGGCGGCGAAGTTGAGCGCATCCTGGGCATGGTGGACGGCTGCGTCCTGCTGGTCGACGCGGAAGAGGGCGTCATGCCCCAGACCAAGTTCGTGCTGACCAAGGCCCTGAAGATGGGGCTTAAGCCCATCCTCTGCATCAACAAGGTCGACCGCGCCCACGCCGACCCGGATCGCGTCCACCTTGAGACCATCGAACTGTTCGAGGCCATCGGCGCCTCCCCGGAACAGCTGGATTTCCCGCACATCTACGCCTCCGGCCGCAACGGCTGGGCGACGCTGGACCTGGCCCAGCCGTCCGACAATCTGGCGCCGCTGTTCGACCTGATCGTGGATCACGTCCCGCCGTCGCCGGTCGCCCAGAATATCGACAAGCCGTTCCGCATGCTGAACGTGCTGATCGAAAGCGATCCTTTCCTGGGGCGTCTGCTGACCGGCCGCATCGAGAGCGGCAAGGCCGTGCCCGGCATGCCGATCAAGGCGCTGGACCGCGAAGGCAAGCAGATCGAACAGGGCCGGATCACCAAGGTCCTGGCCTTCCGCGGTCTGAAGCGCCAGCCGCTGGACGAGGGTTCGGAAGCGGGCGACATCGTCGCCATCGCCGGCATGTCCAAGGCCACCGTGGCCGACACTCTGTGCGCCCTGGAAGTGACCGAGGCCCTGGACGCCCAGCCGATCGACCCGCCGACCATCTCCATGACCGTGGGCGTGAACGACAGCCCCCTGGCCGGTCGTGAAGGCGACAAGGTCCAGTCGCGCGTCATCCGCGACCGCCTGCTGAAGGAGGCCGAGGCCAACGTCGCCATCCGTGTCACCGAGACGCCGGGCGCCGACGCCTATGAGGTCGCCGGTCGCGGCGAACTGCAGTTGGGCGTTCTGGTCGAGAATATGCGCCGCGAGGGCTTCGAACTGTCGATCAGCCGTCCGCGCGTGGTCTATCAGACCGGCGAGAACGGCGAACGCCTGGAGCCCATCGAGGATGTGGTCATCGACGTGGACGACGAGTTCACCGGCGTGGTCATCGAGAAGCTGTCGGCCCGCAAGGCCGAGCTGAAGGACATGGGACCCTCGGGCGCCGGCAAGACCCGCATCCAGCTGATGTGCCCATCGCGCTCGCTGATCGGCTATCAGGGCGAGTTCCTGACCGATACGCGCGGTTCGGGCGTGCTGAACCGCGTGTTCAGCCACTACGAGCCGCACAAGGGTCCGATCGAAGGTCGCCTGAAGGGCGTGCTGGTATCCAACTCGGACGGCGACACGGCCGCCTTCGCCCTGTGGAACCTGGAAGATCGCGGCGTCATGTTCGTGGGCGCTGGCGAAAAGACCTATCAGGGCATGATCATCGGCGAGAACAGCCGATCCGACGATCTGGACGTCAACCCGATCAAGGGCAAGCAGCTGACCAACGTCCGCGCCGCCGGCAAGGACGAGGCCGTGCGCCTGACCCCGCCGCGTCGTCCTTCGCTGGAACAGGCTATCGCCTATATCGAGAGCGACGAACTGGTCGAGGTCACGCCCAAGTCGATCCGCCTGCGCAAGGAGGTTCTGAACCCCTCCTTCCGCAAGAAGCGCGTCAAGGCCGACTGATCGGCTGACGAATCTTCCGCGACGCGACGGTCGGGGCCGCCTATATGGCCGATATGACCGCCGCGCCGTCCGCTCTGACGCCCGTTCCGCCGACCGTTCTGAATGAGCGTCTGGACGTCGCCGCGCGATCGGACGATCCGCGCGCGGCCGTGGCGGGGGTTCTGCGCGAAACCTTCGAGATCGCGCGGGCGCGGGCCGAGCGTCGGCTGGACGCCGGAGCGCCTGGCCGAGAGGTGGCCCGCCTGTACGCCGCCGCCGCCGACGAGATGCTGTCGGCCTTGTGGCGGGTCGCCGCCCAGACCCTGTGGCCCATCTCGCCGGTCGAGGCCGAACGCTTGTCCCTGGTCGCGGTCGGCGGATACGGCCGGGGCGTTCTGGCGCCCTTTTCGGATCTGGACCTTCTTTTCCTGCGCTCGGGCAAGGCCACGCCGCGCGGCGAGCGGGTGATAGAATTCATCCTCTATGTCCTGTGGGACCTGGGGGCGAAGGTGGGCCCGGCGGTCCGGTCGGTCGAGGAATGCCTGACCCTGTCGCGCACCGACATGACGGTGCGGACGGCCCTGCTCGAAGCCCGGTCTCTGGCCGGCGACGCCGCCCTGTCGAACCTGATGATCGATCGGTTCCGCGACATGGTCGCGCGGGCCGATCCGCGCCCCTTCATCATGGCCAAGCTGGACGAACGCGCCGCGCGCCACCTGAAGGCCGGCTCCACCCGCTACAAGGTCGAGCCCAATGTGAAGGACGGCAAGGGCGGGCTCCGCGACCTGAACACCCTGTACTGGATCGCCCGGTCGCTGGCGCCCGACAGCCGCCTGGGCGCGCGGGTGATGGACGAACTGTTCACGCCGCGCGAACGCCGCACCTCGGACGAGGCGTTCGACTTCCTGTGGCGGGTCCGCATCCACCTGCATCTGATCGCCGGTCGCGCGGAAGAGAAGCTGACGTTCGATCTGCAGCCCGAGGTGGCGCGTCGCATGGGCTGGCGCGGACGGGGCGACGAACCGGCGGTGGAGCGGTTCATGCGGCGCTATTTCCTGGTCGCGCGCGATGTCGGCGCCCTGACCCGCGCCATGTCGGCCAAGCTGGAGGCCCGTCATCAGAAGACGGCCATGGGCCTGTCGCGCCTGATCACCCCGTTCCGACCGGCGCGTCGGCGACTGGAGGTGGACGGCTTCTGGATCGACCAGGGCCGCCTGTCGGTGGAGGGCGCCGAGGTCTTCGCCGCCGATCCGATCAAGCTTCTGACCCTGTTCGTCTGCGCCGATCGGCACGACTTGGACCTGCACCCCGACGCCTTTTCGGCGGTGACGCGGTCCTTGTCGCTGGTGACGCCACGGCTGAGGCGAGATCCGGAGGCCAGCAAGGCCTTCATCGGCATCGTCGCGCACGGCCAGCGGCCTTATCGCGTGCTGACCCTGATGAACGAGACGGGTCTTTTGGGCCGGTTCCTGCCGGAATGGGGTCGGATCGTGGGTCAGACCCAGTTCAACATGTACCACGCCTATACGGTGGACGAGCATACGCTGCAGGCCATCGGGATCATCAACGACATCGCGCGCGGCAAGCTGAGGGACGACCACCCGTTGGCGTCCGAGATCGTGCATCTGATCTCTGACATGGAGGCTTTAATGCTGGCCATGCTGCTGCATGACGTCGGCAAGGGGGGCGAGCGTGGTCAGCTGGAGGACGGGGCCATCGCCGCGCGGCGCGCGTGCGAACGTCTGGGCGTCGATCAGCGCCGGATCGAACTGGTCGTCTGGTTGGTCCGCAACCACCTGGCGCTGAGCGATCACGCCCAGAAGCGCGATCTGTCCGATCCCGCCACCATTCGGGCCTTCGCCGAACTGGTCGGCGACCCGGAGCGTCTGCGCATGCTGCTGGTCCTGACCGTCGCCGACATCCGAGCTGTGGGGCCGGGCGTCTGGAACGGCTGGAAGGGCCAGCTGATGCGCACCCTCTACAATCAGGTCGCCGCCCTGTTCCGGGGCGAGGACGTGGCGCGCGCCGATCCCCTGGCCGATGAGGCCGAACTGGTCGCGCGGGCGCGGGTCGAGGGGGCGGCGGCCCGCGCGCGGCCGACGCCGACGGTCGAGGGCCTGCCGGTCCAGACCACCGAAATCTCCATCGCCGCCACGGACCGGCCCGGCCTGTTCGCAGACCTGGCCCAGACCATGGCCGCCCTGGGGGCGGACGTGACCGACGCCCGCGTGGCGACCAGCGACCAGGGCGTGGTGCTGGACGTATTTCGCGTTCAGGACGGGGCGGGTCAGCCCTATGGCCAGGCCGAACCCCGCCGCCTCAAAACCCTGGTCGAGGCGCTGGAGCGCGCCGCCAGAGGCGAAGGCCGCATCGGCAAGGCGCCCGAACCCGCCGGCAATGCGCGCAGGGCCGCCTTCGAGGTTCGGCCCGTCGTCATGGTCGATCACCACGCCAGCGAGACCGCCACGGTGGTCGAGGTGTCGGGCGCCGACCGGCCGGGACTTC includes the following:
- a CDS encoding DUF1178 family protein, whose amino-acid sequence is MIRYALKCDQDHGFDAWFGSSADYDDQAARGLVECPFCGSRAVDKAVMAPAVSGTRKAEPTPDVAARMQTMMMEAAREVRAHVEANFDYVGDTFAREARDIHEGRSEKREIYGEATPAEVRKLKDDGVPVAPLPAAPPDPGKVH
- the glnD gene encoding [protein-PII] uridylyltransferase codes for the protein MADMTAAPSALTPVPPTVLNERLDVAARSDDPRAAVAGVLRETFEIARARAERRLDAGAPGREVARLYAAAADEMLSALWRVAAQTLWPISPVEAERLSLVAVGGYGRGVLAPFSDLDLLFLRSGKATPRGERVIEFILYVLWDLGAKVGPAVRSVEECLTLSRTDMTVRTALLEARSLAGDAALSNLMIDRFRDMVARADPRPFIMAKLDERAARHLKAGSTRYKVEPNVKDGKGGLRDLNTLYWIARSLAPDSRLGARVMDELFTPRERRTSDEAFDFLWRVRIHLHLIAGRAEEKLTFDLQPEVARRMGWRGRGDEPAVERFMRRYFLVARDVGALTRAMSAKLEARHQKTAMGLSRLITPFRPARRRLEVDGFWIDQGRLSVEGAEVFAADPIKLLTLFVCADRHDLDLHPDAFSAVTRSLSLVTPRLRRDPEASKAFIGIVAHGQRPYRVLTLMNETGLLGRFLPEWGRIVGQTQFNMYHAYTVDEHTLQAIGIINDIARGKLRDDHPLASEIVHLISDMEALMLAMLLHDVGKGGERGQLEDGAIAARRACERLGVDQRRIELVVWLVRNHLALSDHAQKRDLSDPATIRAFAELVGDPERLRMLLVLTVADIRAVGPGVWNGWKGQLMRTLYNQVAALFRGEDVARADPLADEAELVARARVEGAAARARPTPTVEGLPVQTTEISIAATDRPGLFADLAQTMAALGADVTDARVATSDQGVVLDVFRVQDGAGQPYGQAEPRRLKTLVEALERAARGEGRIGKAPEPAGNARRAAFEVRPVVMVDHHASETATVVEVSGADRPGLLAALSRVFNDEGLNIRSAHVASFGERAVDSFYVVDRKGRKVASEQRIEELKTGLETVLDSRAPAPAGRKVASARASARDVSELGRRARKPVSRAPEAR
- a CDS encoding carbon-nitrogen hydrolase family protein — encoded protein: MSERLDIGLIQTRTPATSAGGLAHVSPLIREAASGGARFILTPEGTNLLEQRRALREAALADEAADVAVTGLRALASELGVWLLIGSALVRFGQTDKGRAANRSLLIDPAGAVVARYDKLHVFDVDLPNGETYRESASVRPGDRAVMAPTPWGGLGLTVCYDIRFPHLYRQLAKAGATMIAVPAAFTAPTGEAHWETLLRARAIETGAFVLAPAQGGTHEDGRRTWGRSTVVGPWGEIVAKTDHDDPCVLRASLDLTAVPRARAAVPALTHDRDFRPVSDPS
- a CDS encoding GNAT family N-acetyltransferase produces the protein MTSSWRPMRPDDIAAVVDVARLSFPDHFEDRACFENRLALYPRGCFVLAEGDGPARGYLIAYPWKAGGAPPLNTVIEGLPAEPDLIYLHDLALHPEARGGGVTGAVVERLADQAAEDGWAAVALVAVNDAADFWRRHGFQDRSSAALAEKLASYGSDARYMVRPL
- the typA gene encoding translational GTPase TypA, yielding MNLRNVAIIAHVDHGKTTLVDQLLAQSGVFRANEATTERAMDSNDQERERGITILAKATSVLWNGKAGETRINIIDTPGHADFGGEVERILGMVDGCVLLVDAEEGVMPQTKFVLTKALKMGLKPILCINKVDRAHADPDRVHLETIELFEAIGASPEQLDFPHIYASGRNGWATLDLAQPSDNLAPLFDLIVDHVPPSPVAQNIDKPFRMLNVLIESDPFLGRLLTGRIESGKAVPGMPIKALDREGKQIEQGRITKVLAFRGLKRQPLDEGSEAGDIVAIAGMSKATVADTLCALEVTEALDAQPIDPPTISMTVGVNDSPLAGREGDKVQSRVIRDRLLKEAEANVAIRVTETPGADAYEVAGRGELQLGVLVENMRREGFELSISRPRVVYQTGENGERLEPIEDVVIDVDDEFTGVVIEKLSARKAELKDMGPSGAGKTRIQLMCPSRSLIGYQGEFLTDTRGSGVLNRVFSHYEPHKGPIEGRLKGVLVSNSDGDTAAFALWNLEDRGVMFVGAGEKTYQGMIIGENSRSDDLDVNPIKGKQLTNVRAAGKDEAVRLTPPRRPSLEQAIAYIESDELVEVTPKSIRLRKEVLNPSFRKKRVKAD